One window of Halorussus sp. MSC15.2 genomic DNA carries:
- a CDS encoding helix-turn-helix transcriptional regulator, translating into MQDTKLVRTCIDADPHTLVMRRQCDASSLDLLFDALSVDDPTDALAVTYEGPEELLETWRERIDRRPRNVGVVSVGEQMRSATATTPTDRNVVRGVPDPEDAEAIRSAVTGYLDAWPADGHTVAYFDSVTEFLDHWDAGTGVEFLRRLLRSLDARDTVGYFCLTPAVHDRATVREVASLFDTVVECVESTTEAVSEPSVSDCFEAVSDPRRRYVLAELTGHESTGIAEIADSVAARTSLDRQQVTASLKHVHLPKLADFGMVAYDRERERIAPGEYFERVEPYFRKAVGGDATPQTE; encoded by the coding sequence GTGCAAGATACGAAGTTAGTGCGGACTTGCATCGATGCCGACCCCCACACGCTCGTCATGCGACGGCAGTGTGACGCGTCATCGCTCGACCTCCTGTTCGACGCACTCTCGGTGGACGACCCCACCGACGCGCTGGCGGTCACCTACGAGGGGCCGGAGGAACTGCTCGAAACGTGGCGCGAGCGAATCGACCGACGACCGCGGAACGTCGGCGTCGTCAGCGTGGGCGAGCAGATGCGGTCGGCGACCGCCACGACTCCCACCGACCGCAACGTCGTTCGGGGCGTCCCTGACCCCGAAGACGCCGAGGCGATACGGAGCGCCGTCACCGGCTACCTCGACGCGTGGCCCGCCGACGGCCATACCGTCGCGTACTTCGACTCGGTGACCGAGTTCCTCGACCACTGGGATGCCGGGACCGGGGTCGAGTTCCTCCGACGCCTGCTCCGGTCGCTCGACGCCCGCGACACCGTCGGCTACTTCTGTCTGACGCCCGCGGTCCACGACCGGGCGACCGTTCGAGAGGTCGCGTCGCTGTTCGACACGGTCGTCGAGTGCGTGGAGAGCACGACCGAGGCGGTGTCGGAACCGTCGGTCAGCGACTGCTTCGAGGCCGTCTCGGACCCGCGGCGACGCTACGTCCTCGCCGAACTGACCGGACACGAATCGACCGGTATCGCCGAAATCGCCGACAGCGTGGCCGCACGGACCTCCCTCGACCGTCAGCAGGTGACGGCGTCGCTGAAACACGTCCACCTGCCGAAACTGGCCGACTTCGGGATGGTGGCGTACGACCGCGAGCGCGAGCGAATCGCACCGGGCGAGTACTTCGAGCGCGTCGAACCCTACTTCCGGAAGGCCGTCGGCGGCGATGCGACACCGCAGACCGAGTAG
- a CDS encoding universal stress protein, with protein sequence MSYQETADELVSEDIEDAEAEAQRTLDEAAEIGDETGVEVETGMLYGEPVDAITEYADDEEFDAIFVGHRGLSEEYEGLVGSTAKDIVGRATVPVTVVR encoded by the coding sequence ATGAGCTATCAGGAGACCGCCGACGAACTCGTCTCCGAAGACATCGAGGACGCCGAGGCGGAGGCCCAGCGGACGCTCGACGAGGCGGCCGAAATCGGCGACGAGACCGGCGTCGAGGTCGAGACGGGGATGCTCTACGGCGAACCGGTCGATGCCATCACCGAGTACGCCGACGACGAGGAGTTCGACGCCATCTTCGTCGGCCACCGGGGACTCTCCGAGGAGTACGAGGGACTGGTCGGCAGCACCGCCAAGGACATCGTCGGGCGGGCGACGGTGCCCGTGACGGTGGTCCGGTAA
- a CDS encoding universal stress protein: protein MKYLVAVDGSEPSMDALRYAVEQAAATGATVIAISVVVPEQFFTAGTTRR, encoded by the coding sequence ATGAAGTACCTCGTCGCGGTCGATGGCTCCGAACCCAGCATGGACGCGCTCCGGTACGCGGTCGAGCAGGCGGCCGCGACCGGCGCGACGGTAATCGCCATCAGCGTGGTCGTCCCCGAGCAGTTCTTCACGGCGGGGACGACCCGCCGATGA
- a CDS encoding antibiotic biosynthesis monooxygenase, which translates to MIIRIWHGWTTPENAEEYEQLVVEENYDTIAERTGDGYRGFEIARREQDGDEIKYVTITRFDSWDAVEEFAGEDYEEAYVPPKAQELLTDYDERVEHYEVRDGEEV; encoded by the coding sequence ATGATAATCCGCATCTGGCACGGGTGGACGACGCCCGAGAACGCCGAGGAGTACGAGCAACTCGTCGTCGAAGAGAACTACGACACCATCGCCGAGAGAACCGGCGACGGCTACCGGGGATTCGAAATCGCACGCCGTGAGCAGGACGGCGACGAAATCAAGTACGTCACTATCACGCGGTTCGACTCGTGGGACGCCGTCGAGGAGTTCGCGGGAGAGGACTACGAGGAGGCCTACGTCCCGCCGAAGGCACAGGAACTGCTCACCGATTACGACGAGCGCGTGGAACACTACGAAGTCCGAGACGGCGAGGAGGTCTGA
- a CDS encoding uracil-DNA glycosylase family protein yields the protein MDANQQTRSNPFGMDADCENCPELCATREQVVHGYGDVGADFLFVGEVPDEGADRTGVPFTGDERGEALQHVLGLLGLNNSLPSDDEPELDNAFVTYLARCHTPERAPTDEEIRTCEPYLNAEIRMINPEILVPVGQRALAEIATEYTTAPAEEFDAADDHATTIRGRGFEIVPMADPLDQTDAEREAFLDHFSSLMDRDYRQTKGRRGR from the coding sequence ATGGACGCGAACCAGCAGACTCGCTCGAACCCCTTCGGGATGGACGCCGACTGCGAGAACTGCCCGGAACTCTGTGCGACTCGCGAGCAGGTCGTCCACGGGTACGGCGACGTGGGTGCGGACTTCCTGTTCGTCGGCGAGGTGCCCGACGAGGGGGCCGACCGGACCGGCGTCCCCTTCACGGGCGACGAGCGCGGCGAGGCCCTCCAGCACGTGCTGGGACTGCTCGGTCTCAACAACTCCCTGCCGAGCGACGACGAACCGGAACTCGACAACGCCTTCGTGACCTACCTCGCGCGGTGTCACACCCCGGAGCGCGCGCCGACCGACGAGGAGATTCGGACGTGCGAACCCTACCTCAACGCCGAGATTCGGATGATAAACCCGGAGATACTTGTGCCGGTCGGCCAGCGCGCCCTCGCGGAAATCGCGACCGAATACACCACCGCGCCCGCCGAGGAGTTCGACGCGGCTGATGACCATGCCACGACTATCCGCGGCAGGGGCTTCGAAATCGTGCCGATGGCCGACCCGCTCGACCAGACCGACGCCGAGCGAGAGGCGTTCCTCGACCACTTCTCGTCGCTGATGGACCGCGACTACCGCCAGACGAAGGGACGGCGCGGTCGCTGA
- a CDS encoding aldo/keto reductase, whose product MGSVSGEQVREEEREGDGIDEAVAALSPPTTHGMPTFGLGTYQMDDYDECVESVRTALRMGYRHLDTAEGYDNEDAVGDAVDEYGIEREDLFLATKIGPQNLDYDHVLTNAEESLDRLGVEYVDLLYVHWPTGEYEATDTLEAFAELRQEGLIERIGVSNFTVELLEEAIEVSEEPIFANQVEMHPLLPQTELRQFCAQDDVDVELVAYSPIARGEVADVEALQVVADKHDATPQQVSLAWLREKDVTAIPKATSEDHLRENWLSLGVELDDEDVERIDAIEERRRLVDPDQAPWNQ is encoded by the coding sequence ATGGGGAGCGTCTCCGGCGAGCAGGTTCGCGAGGAGGAGCGCGAGGGTGACGGAATCGACGAGGCGGTCGCCGCGCTCTCGCCGCCGACCACCCACGGGATGCCGACGTTCGGTCTCGGCACCTACCAGATGGACGACTACGACGAGTGCGTCGAGAGCGTCCGGACCGCGCTCCGGATGGGGTACCGCCACCTCGACACCGCGGAGGGCTACGACAACGAGGACGCGGTGGGCGACGCCGTGGACGAGTACGGAATCGAACGCGAGGACCTCTTTCTGGCGACGAAGATAGGTCCCCAGAACCTCGACTACGACCACGTCCTGACGAACGCCGAGGAGAGCCTCGACCGACTCGGCGTGGAGTACGTGGACCTGCTGTACGTCCACTGGCCGACCGGGGAGTACGAGGCCACCGACACTCTCGAAGCGTTCGCGGAACTCCGCCAAGAGGGTCTCATCGAGCGAATCGGCGTGAGTAACTTCACGGTCGAACTGCTGGAGGAGGCCATCGAGGTGTCCGAGGAACCCATCTTCGCCAATCAGGTCGAGATGCACCCGCTGCTTCCCCAGACCGAACTCCGGCAGTTCTGCGCGCAGGACGACGTGGACGTGGAACTGGTGGCCTACTCCCCCATCGCCCGCGGCGAGGTGGCCGACGTCGAGGCGTTGCAGGTGGTCGCCGACAAACACGACGCGACGCCCCAGCAGGTCAGCCTCGCGTGGCTTCGCGAGAAAGACGTGACCGCCATCCCGAAGGCCACTAGCGAGGACCACCTCCGTGAGAACTGGCTCAGTCTCGGCGTGGAACTGGACGACGAGGACGTGGAGCGAATCGACGCCATCGAGGAGCGGCGGCGTCTCGTGGACCCGGACCAAGCGCCGTGGAACCAGTAG
- a CDS encoding Xaa-Pro peptidase family protein gives MNPDLSPLTDSLAETGVDGYLLDADSGDSDQLYLSGFDAPDAFVTLYTPEETALLVSGLEYGRAKSESRADEVARLADYDFPELVSEHGRSEAKQRAVAAFLADRGVESVAAPERFPLGTADGLREQGVSVEVLDEDVVTQIRATKSDEEVEHVHEAQRANEAAMRAAEEMLADASVEGGTLYYDGEVLTSERVKEEIEVTLLRHGCGLDETIVACGADAAGPHNRGSGPLEAGETIVIDIFPRNKATKYHGDMTRTFVVGEPSEEVRRRYDDTREAFEAALDALEPGVTGKAVHDAVCDVYEEKGYDTLRSDSAAETGFIHSTGHGIGLDVHELPRVSPDGGELRPGHVVTIEPGLYDPEVGGIRIEDLVVVTEDGYENLTDYPIQLQVE, from the coding sequence ATGAACCCCGACCTGTCACCGCTCACGGACTCGCTGGCCGAGACCGGCGTGGACGGCTACTTGCTCGACGCCGACTCGGGCGACTCCGACCAGTTGTACCTCTCGGGCTTCGACGCGCCCGACGCGTTCGTCACGCTCTACACACCGGAGGAGACCGCTCTCCTCGTCTCGGGACTGGAGTACGGCCGCGCGAAGTCCGAGAGTCGGGCGGACGAGGTGGCCCGCCTCGCCGACTACGACTTTCCCGAACTTGTGAGCGAACACGGCCGGAGCGAAGCGAAACAGCGCGCGGTCGCCGCGTTCCTCGCCGACCGCGGCGTCGAGTCGGTCGCCGCGCCCGAGCGCTTCCCGCTGGGGACCGCCGACGGACTGCGCGAGCAGGGCGTCTCGGTCGAGGTACTGGACGAGGACGTGGTGACCCAGATTCGCGCGACGAAGAGCGACGAGGAGGTCGAACACGTCCACGAGGCCCAGCGCGCCAACGAGGCCGCGATGCGGGCCGCCGAGGAGATGCTGGCCGACGCCAGCGTCGAGGGCGGCACGCTCTACTACGACGGCGAGGTCCTGACTAGCGAGCGCGTCAAGGAGGAGATAGAGGTCACGCTCCTGCGCCACGGGTGCGGACTGGACGAGACCATCGTCGCCTGCGGCGCGGACGCCGCCGGGCCGCACAACCGCGGGAGCGGTCCGCTCGAAGCGGGCGAGACCATCGTCATCGACATCTTCCCCCGGAACAAGGCGACCAAGTACCACGGCGACATGACCCGGACGTTCGTCGTGGGCGAACCGAGCGAGGAGGTCCGGCGGCGCTACGACGACACCCGCGAGGCGTTCGAGGCCGCGCTCGACGCGCTGGAACCCGGCGTCACCGGGAAGGCGGTCCACGACGCGGTCTGCGACGTGTACGAGGAGAAGGGGTACGACACCCTCCGGAGCGACTCCGCGGCCGAGACGGGGTTCATCCACAGCACGGGCCACGGCATCGGTCTCGACGTTCACGAACTCCCCCGCGTCAGTCCCGACGGCGGCGAACTGCGACCGGGTCACGTCGTCACCATCGAACCCGGTCTCTACGACCCCGAGGTCGGCGGCATCCGCATCGAGGACCTCGTCGTCGTCACCGAGGACGGCTACGAGAACCTGACGGACTACCCGATTCAGTTGCAGGTCGAGTAG
- a CDS encoding WD40 repeat domain-containing protein: MLFAGSDDGVYRIADVREPGESSAEKVLDAERVYRLYQSDTVDGLFATAESGLYYSPDGSEWTPLALPEAKVYAVTAAPSGDRFYAGTRPARVFAAEFDDGVPTDERDWSEVPGFSELRERADWGIPRHDGVSQVRSLRTHSDAPDRIVAGVEVGGVHVSDDRGETWTDRRIDGFDAPHTDDIHHVALADAETLVASTGSGLYRSTDVGRTWERLDDDHRQRYFREAFVRDGVVYAGGAPASSASWEDDADHALFESRDGEKLDRVSSPTPEAVALGWCETDGDVLTATHRGRLLRRGADGWRAVGTVPTPGSVRGRYLPLSWAEP; the protein is encoded by the coding sequence ATGCTCTTCGCGGGAAGCGACGACGGCGTCTACCGAATCGCCGACGTCCGAGAACCCGGAGAATCGTCCGCCGAGAAGGTCCTCGACGCCGAGCGAGTGTATCGCCTCTACCAGTCCGACACGGTGGACGGACTGTTCGCAACTGCGGAGTCGGGGCTGTACTACTCGCCGGACGGGAGCGAGTGGACGCCCCTCGCGCTCCCGGAGGCGAAGGTGTACGCGGTCACCGCCGCACCGTCGGGCGATAGGTTCTACGCCGGGACCCGGCCCGCTCGCGTGTTCGCCGCCGAGTTTGACGACGGCGTCCCGACCGACGAACGCGACTGGTCGGAGGTCCCCGGATTCAGCGAGTTGCGCGAGCGGGCCGATTGGGGCATCCCCCGTCACGACGGCGTCTCGCAGGTCCGGAGCCTCCGGACCCACTCGGACGCGCCCGACCGAATCGTCGCCGGCGTCGAGGTCGGCGGCGTCCACGTCAGCGACGACCGGGGCGAGACGTGGACGGACAGACGCATCGACGGGTTCGACGCACCCCACACCGACGACATCCACCACGTCGCGCTGGCCGACGCCGAGACGCTGGTCGCCTCGACGGGCAGCGGACTCTACCGCTCCACCGACGTCGGCCGCACGTGGGAACGACTGGACGACGACCACCGACAGCGGTACTTCCGCGAGGCCTTCGTCCGCGACGGCGTCGTCTACGCCGGCGGCGCACCGGCGTCCTCGGCGTCTTGGGAAGACGACGCCGACCACGCACTGTTCGAGTCCCGCGACGGTGAGAAACTCGACCGTGTGTCGTCGCCGACGCCGGAGGCGGTCGCACTCGGGTGGTGCGAGACCGACGGCGACGTGTTGACAGCGACCCACCGAGGCCGACTGCTCCGGCGCGGGGCCGACGGCTGGCGGGCGGTCGGAACGGTGCCGACGCCCGGCAGCGTGCGCGGTCGGTACCTCCCGTTGTCGTGGGCCGAACCCTGA
- a CDS encoding twin-arginine translocation signal domain-containing protein, protein MTQQTSRRRFLKAAAATGALAGVNATVLAQGQGEADQVILLGGYTRAWQGYRLPGEATAEGSSNPTLNLQEGTTYTLMWENGDGVGHNFAIQDDQGNNLEVLEPISVQSDTFQQINRTQEDQTVSLNITQGNITGFTNVTGGPQNMTEGQQNMTGEAQGQQTTLESLIAKTEVLSEEGAVQGVRFTASPEMAQYICLVHPNTMVGDINVVSGGGGGGANNSSA, encoded by the coding sequence ATGACACAACAGACGTCCCGTCGCCGCTTCCTGAAAGCGGCGGCAGCGACAGGTGCATTGGCCGGTGTGAACGCAACAGTTCTCGCGCAGGGACAGGGCGAGGCCGACCAAGTAATCCTACTCGGCGGGTACACGCGGGCGTGGCAGGGCTACCGCCTGCCGGGCGAGGCGACCGCCGAGGGGTCGTCGAACCCGACGCTGAACCTGCAGGAGGGCACGACCTACACGCTGATGTGGGAGAACGGCGACGGCGTGGGCCACAACTTCGCCATTCAGGACGACCAAGGGAACAACCTCGAAGTCCTCGAACCGATTTCGGTCCAGTCCGACACGTTCCAGCAGATAAACCGGACTCAGGAGGACCAGACCGTCTCGCTCAACATCACGCAGGGGAACATCACCGGGTTCACTAACGTGACGGGAGGTCCGCAGAACATGACGGAGGGTCAGCAGAACATGACCGGGGAGGCACAGGGCCAACAGACGACGCTCGAATCGCTCATCGCCAAGACGGAGGTCCTCTCCGAGGAGGGCGCGGTGCAGGGCGTCCGATTCACCGCCTCGCCGGAGATGGCCCAGTACATCTGTCTGGTCCACCCGAACACGATGGTGGGCGACATCAACGTCGTGAGCGGTGGCGGCGGCGGTGGCGCAAACAACAGTTCGGCGTAA
- a CDS encoding 3-phosphoshikimate 1-carboxyvinyltransferase, translating into MDVEIEPSTLSGRARAPSSKSYTHRAILAAGYSGGALVYDPLLSADTKATMRAVEAFGGSVTRESDHLDVDGFDGRPEVPGDVLDCANSGTTMRLVTAAAALADGLTVLTGDGSLRSRPHGPLLEAVEELGGRAESTRANGQAPLVVGGPVSGGSVSMPGDVSSQFVTALLMAGAVTDEGVEVELETELKSAPYVDITLELLDEFGVEAGKRNLGGRGDGENPGDSGDADGDEGAGGGTYYVEGGQFYEPEDGEYHVPGDFSSISYLLGAGAVAADEDAAVRVGGAYPSAQGDSKIVGVLGRMGADVDWNRDDGVITVERSSLSGVEVDVGDTPDLLPTIAALGAVADGETRIVNCEHVRYKETDRVSAMAEELAKLGAETEETEDTLTVAGDESDLTGGEVDAAATTES; encoded by the coding sequence ATGGACGTAGAAATCGAACCATCGACGCTCTCGGGGAGAGCACGCGCGCCCTCCTCGAAGAGTTACACACACCGGGCGATTCTGGCCGCGGGCTACTCCGGCGGTGCGCTCGTCTACGACCCCCTCCTGAGCGCCGACACGAAGGCGACGATGCGCGCGGTGGAGGCCTTCGGCGGGAGCGTGACCCGCGAATCAGACCACCTCGACGTGGACGGGTTCGACGGGCGACCCGAGGTGCCCGGCGACGTGCTCGACTGCGCGAACAGCGGGACGACCATGCGACTCGTCACGGCGGCCGCGGCGCTGGCCGACGGTCTCACGGTCCTGACGGGCGACGGGTCGCTGCGCTCGCGGCCCCACGGACCGTTACTCGAAGCAGTCGAGGAGTTGGGCGGTCGGGCCGAGAGCACTCGCGCGAACGGGCAGGCCCCCTTGGTCGTCGGCGGCCCTGTCTCCGGCGGGTCGGTGTCGATGCCCGGCGACGTCTCCTCGCAGTTCGTCACGGCCCTGCTGATGGCCGGAGCGGTCACCGACGAGGGAGTCGAAGTCGAACTCGAAACCGAACTCAAGTCCGCGCCCTACGTCGATATCACCCTCGAACTGCTGGACGAGTTCGGCGTCGAAGCCGGGAAGCGGAACCTCGGCGGCCGGGGAGACGGTGAGAACCCGGGCGACAGTGGGGACGCAGACGGTGACGAGGGTGCGGGCGGCGGCACCTACTACGTCGAGGGCGGTCAGTTCTACGAACCCGAGGACGGCGAGTACCACGTTCCCGGCGACTTCTCCTCGATTTCGTACCTGCTCGGGGCCGGCGCGGTCGCGGCCGACGAGGACGCGGCGGTCCGCGTGGGCGGCGCGTACCCGAGCGCGCAGGGCGACTCGAAGATAGTCGGCGTCCTCGGGCGGATGGGCGCGGACGTGGACTGGAACCGCGACGACGGCGTGATAACCGTCGAGCGCTCGTCGCTCTCTGGCGTCGAAGTGGACGTGGGCGACACCCCCGACCTCCTGCCGACCATCGCGGCGCTCGGCGCGGTCGCGGACGGCGAGACCCGCATCGTCAACTGCGAGCACGTCCGGTACAAGGAGACCGACCGGGTGTCCGCGATGGCCGAGGAACTGGCGAAACTCGGCGCGGAGACCGAGGAGACCGAGGATACCCTGACCGTGGCCGGCGACGAGAGCGACCTGACCGGCGGCGAGGTGGACGCCGCGGCGACCACCGAATCGTGA
- a CDS encoding HalOD1 output domain-containing protein codes for MENDISDSSGLTEAPDRSGVYRATYDPKGQTTVSDTVIAAIAEVAGVDPTQTVIPLSETIDPDALDALFADCEGDAQVTFRVCGLEVLVRSDGRVRIVDESVSDAE; via the coding sequence ATGGAAAACGATATCAGTGATAGCTCGGGGCTGACGGAAGCACCGGACCGCTCCGGGGTCTACCGCGCGACGTACGACCCGAAGGGGCAGACGACGGTCAGCGACACTGTCATCGCAGCGATAGCGGAGGTCGCCGGCGTCGATCCGACCCAGACCGTCATCCCGCTCTCGGAGACCATCGACCCGGACGCGCTGGACGCCCTCTTCGCCGACTGCGAAGGGGACGCGCAGGTCACGTTCCGCGTCTGTGGTCTCGAAGTCCTCGTCCGGAGCGACGGCCGGGTCCGAATCGTAGACGAGTCCGTCTCCGACGCCGAATGA
- a CDS encoding PLP-dependent aspartate aminotransferase family protein, with product MTDDQYDFESIAVGAGEERPQADTKDVVTPIHLSATFGLDSAGYPEEGYTYTRHSNPTRDRLEDRLADLSNAARVFAASSGMATVSTVCLSLLSPGDRVVAADSLFGGTKQLFDEFLTGFGVEVSYVDATDPENVADALGPSAELVWMESPTNPLLKLCDIEAVGELTEEHGATLVVDNTFATPYAQRPLDLGADVSVLSTTKFVNGHTDSVGGAIAVGDADLAEQFGFVLRDVLGAPLSPFDSYLVARGLKTLPARMESHQRNATEVAAFLADHESVAAVNYPGLQSHPDHDLAARQMDNYGGVVTFELDGDGAETRAFVEELDVFELAMSLGGVESLVEHTASMSAASLSPAERETAGISDSLVRLSVGLESPDDLIPDLAAALDEV from the coding sequence ATGACTGACGACCAATACGATTTCGAGAGTATCGCAGTCGGCGCGGGGGAAGAGAGACCGCAGGCCGACACGAAGGACGTGGTCACGCCGATTCACCTCTCGGCGACGTTCGGACTGGACTCCGCGGGGTATCCAGAGGAGGGGTACACCTACACCCGGCACAGCAACCCGACACGGGACCGCCTCGAAGACCGACTCGCGGACCTGTCGAACGCGGCCCGCGTGTTCGCCGCGTCGTCGGGGATGGCGACGGTCTCCACTGTGTGTCTGTCGCTACTGAGTCCGGGCGACCGCGTCGTCGCCGCCGACTCGCTGTTCGGCGGCACGAAGCAACTGTTCGACGAGTTCCTGACCGGGTTCGGCGTCGAGGTGAGCTACGTCGATGCGACCGACCCCGAGAACGTCGCCGACGCGCTCGGACCGTCCGCGGAACTCGTCTGGATGGAATCGCCGACGAACCCGCTGCTGAAACTCTGTGATATCGAAGCCGTCGGAGAACTGACCGAGGAACACGGCGCGACCCTCGTCGTGGACAACACGTTCGCCACGCCGTACGCGCAGCGCCCGTTGGACCTCGGTGCCGACGTGTCGGTCCTCAGCACCACGAAGTTCGTGAACGGCCACACCGATTCGGTCGGCGGTGCGATAGCGGTCGGGGACGCCGACTTGGCCGAGCAGTTCGGGTTCGTACTCCGTGACGTACTCGGGGCACCGCTCTCGCCGTTCGATAGCTACCTCGTCGCCCGGGGCCTCAAGACGCTCCCCGCGCGGATGGAGTCCCACCAGCGAAACGCGACGGAGGTCGCGGCGTTCCTCGCCGACCACGAGTCGGTCGCCGCCGTCAACTACCCCGGACTGCAGAGCCATCCCGACCACGACCTCGCCGCCCGACAGATGGACAACTACGGCGGGGTCGTCACGTTCGAACTCGACGGCGACGGTGCCGAGACCCGGGCGTTCGTCGAGGAACTCGACGTGTTCGAACTCGCGATGAGTCTCGGCGGCGTGGAGTCGCTGGTCGAACACACCGCGAGCATGTCGGCGGCGTCGCTCTCACCGGCGGAGCGCGAGACCGCGGGCATCTCCGATTCGCTCGTCCGCCTCTCGGTCGGACTGGAGAGTCCGGACGACCTGATTCCGGACTTGGCCGCGGCCTTGGACGAGGTGTGA
- the aroC gene encoding chorismate synthase, with protein sequence MNGNSFGRLFQFTTFGESHGEAMGVTVSGCPAGLELSEEDVQADLDRRKPGQSMITTSRGEPDHVSIKSGLQDGYTTGTPIGMVIENKDARSEKYEPFVTAPRPSHGDFTYSAKFGTRNWGGGGRSSARETVNWVAAGAIAKKLLAREGIELKAHVNQIGDIEAPEVSFEQILEHSEENEVRCAHPETAERMRERIDEYQQEGDSIGGSIYFEARGVPRGLGAPRFDSVEARLGQAMMSVPASTAFEFGLGREAREYTGSERNDEWEFEDPENPEESDPVPVENDHGGLQGGITTGEPIYGEVTLHAPTSIPKSQTTVDWETGEEREEQVIGRHDPVLPPRGVPVVEAMLAVTLVDFMLLGGRINPDRVDDRPGEYDTDYHPNSPRNE encoded by the coding sequence ATGAACGGAAACAGCTTCGGTCGCCTCTTCCAGTTCACGACGTTCGGCGAGAGTCACGGCGAGGCGATGGGGGTCACCGTCTCGGGATGCCCGGCGGGTCTCGAACTCTCAGAAGAGGACGTACAGGCCGACCTCGACCGGCGCAAGCCCGGCCAGTCGATGATAACCACGAGTCGCGGCGAACCCGACCACGTGTCGATTAAGTCGGGCTTACAGGACGGGTACACCACCGGCACGCCCATCGGAATGGTCATCGAGAACAAAGACGCGCGGTCCGAGAAGTACGAACCGTTCGTTACCGCGCCCCGGCCCAGTCACGGCGACTTCACCTACTCGGCGAAGTTCGGCACCCGCAACTGGGGCGGCGGCGGCCGGTCGTCCGCGCGCGAGACGGTCAACTGGGTCGCGGCGGGCGCGATAGCAAAGAAGTTGCTCGCGCGCGAGGGAATCGAACTCAAGGCCCACGTCAACCAGATAGGCGACATCGAGGCTCCCGAGGTCTCCTTCGAGCAGATTCTCGAACACAGCGAGGAGAACGAGGTCCGGTGCGCCCACCCCGAGACGGCCGAGCGGATGCGCGAGCGAATCGACGAGTACCAACAGGAGGGCGACTCCATCGGCGGGTCCATCTACTTCGAGGCCCGCGGCGTCCCGCGCGGACTCGGCGCGCCGCGGTTCGACTCGGTCGAGGCCCGACTCGGGCAGGCCATGATGAGCGTCCCGGCCTCCACGGCCTTCGAGTTCGGACTCGGCCGCGAGGCCCGCGAGTACACCGGGAGCGAGCGCAACGACGAGTGGGAGTTCGAGGACCCGGAGAACCCGGAGGAGAGCGACCCCGTCCCGGTCGAGAACGACCACGGCGGTCTCCAGGGCGGCATCACCACCGGCGAACCCATCTACGGCGAGGTCACGCTCCACGCGCCCACCTCGATTCCCAAGTCCCAGACCACGGTGGACTGGGAGACCGGCGAGGAGCGCGAGGAGCAGGTCATCGGTCGCCACGACCCCGTGCTTCCGCCCCGGGGCGTCCCGGTCGTGGAGGCGATGCTGGCGGTGACGCTCGTGGACTTCATGCTGTTGGGCGGTCGCATCAATCCCGACCGCGTGGACGACCGACCCGGCGAGTACGACACCGACTACCACCCGAACAGTCCCCGGAACGAGTGA